From the genome of Vicia villosa cultivar HV-30 ecotype Madison, WI linkage group LG2, Vvil1.0, whole genome shotgun sequence, one region includes:
- the LOC131651766 gene encoding E3 ubiquitin-protein ligase WAVH1-like → MVNGWRKAFCTSIPRDREPKIITEKKQQHCENSSTNPSPRISSRFGFFSNPSTPRCQSQPSSTGSSTLRCRTSVSTTCSVPNSPKLQCSSNRKTPKSFTLSNPSSPKSPSSFSFLKATLRLSKNRCGICMQSVKSGQGTAIYTAECSHTFHFPCISSHVTKQPLHVCPVCGTNWKELPVLAIHNEKKTCEGNRNFKVYNDDEPLMSPTSLSSFNPIPESENETEDEDDEKIEFQGFNVNPVGNVSSSPVVKRNLEVCLMPETAVVAANRNYETYAVVLKMRPPTLTPVSYKAARRAPVDIVTVLDVGGGMSGEKLRLLKNTMRLVISSLSPTDRLSIVAFSGGSKRLLPLKRMTGGGQRSARRIVEALAAIDQTREGVPAKNDALKKAAKVLEDRREKNSVACIIVLSDIIDSRAFNASFQKSTLVSSTRLPNLDIPIHLVRFPKEGECINAPDETLAKCVTNLLSMVAQDVRIQLKIVSRSRPVEIAAVYSLAGRPAPLGSGLIKIGDLYSEEERELLLELKVPAVSAGSHHVLTVLSSYRDPLTREIQNPVEQAMLIPRPHTVRSSNEKIERLRNLHVTVRAVAESSRLVDHSDLSGAHHLLSSARALLLQSSKPVEEYMRWIEAEQADLQKRRQQSQNQSQRQRNSRAEEKLEPLTPTSAWRAAERLAKVAIMRKSMNRVSDLHGFENARF, encoded by the exons ATGGTTaatgggtggagaaaagcattttGCACATCCATTCCTAGGGacagagaaccaaaaatcataacAGAGAAAAAACAACAACATTGTGAAAACTCTTCCACCAATCCAAGTCCTAGAATAAGTTCCAGGTTTGGTTTTTTCTCGAATCCATCAACACCAAGATGTCAATCTCAACCTTCATCAACAGGTTCATCTACTCTTCGTTGCAGAACCTCCGTTTCAACAACTTGTTCTGTTCCCAACAGTCCAAAACTCCAATGCAGTTCTAACCGCAAAACTCCTAAATCATTCACTCTCTCCAATCCCTCTTCACCAAAATCACCTTCAAGCTTCTCTTTTCTCAAAGCTACTTTGCGCTTATCCAAA AATCGATGTGGAATATGTATGCAGAGTGTGAAAAGTGGTCAAGGAACTGCAATTTACACAGCTGAATGCTCTCATACTTTTCATTTTCCTTGCATATCTTCCCACGTGACAAAGCAACCATTACACGTGTGTCCTGTTTGTGGTACAAACTGGAAGGAGCTACCGGTGCTAGCAATTCACAACGAGAAGAAAACTTGTGAGGGAAACAGAAATTTCAAAGTCTACAATGATGATGAACCTCTTATGTCACCAACTTCTCTCTCTAGCTTCAATCCGATTCCTGAATCGGAAAACGAAACggaagatgaggatgatgaaAAGATAGAGTTTCAAGGCTTTAATGTGAATCCTGTTGGTAATGTTTCGTCTTCGCCGGTGGTGAAGAGGAATCTCGAGGTTTGTTTGATGCCAGAAACTGCTGTTGTTGCTGCAAATCGGAATTACGAAACTTATGCTGTAGTTTTGAAGATGAGGCCTCCGACGCTTACGCCGGTTTCTTATAAGGCTGCGCGTCGTGCTCCGGTTGATATTGTTACTGTTCTCGACGTCGGCGGAGGTATGTCCGGAGAGAAGCTTCGTTTGCTGAAGAACACCATGAGACTTGTGATCTCTTCTCTGAGTCCTACCGATCGTCTCTCAATTGTCGCATTCTCCGGCGGATCCAAGAGATTGTTACCGCTCAAGAGAATGACCGGCGGTGGTCAAAGATCTGCGCGACGTATTGTGGAAGCACTCGCCGCGATTGATCAAACCAGAGAAGGCGTTCCGGCGAAGAATGATGCATTGAAGAAAGCAGCAAAAGTCCTGGAGGATCGGAGAGAGAAAAACTCCGTCGCCTGCATAATTGTTCTCTCTGACATCATCGACTCACGCGCCTTCAACGCTTCGTTTCAAAAATCCACTCTAGTTTCCTCCACGCGCCTTCCAAACCTTGACATTCCAATTCACCTTGTGCGCTTTCCTAAAGAAGGCGAGTGCATCAACGCGCCCGACGAAACGCTTGCGAAATGTGTAACAAATTTGTTGAGCATGGTGGCTCAGGACGTTAGGATTCAGTTAAAAATTGTTTCACGCTCCCGTCCCGTTGAAATTGCAGCAGTATACTCACTCGCGGGTCGACCCGCTCCACTCGGATCGGGTTTAATCAAAATCGGCGATTTGTACTCCGAAGAAGAAAGAGAATTATTATTGGAACTGAAAGTGCCAGCTGTATCTGCTGGGTCCCACCATGTTTTAACCGTGCTATCTTCTTACCGTGACCCCCTCACTCGTGAGATTCAGAATCCCGTTGAGCAGGCAATGTTAATACCTCGTCCCCACACCGTACGATCCTCGAACGAAAAGATCGAAAGGCTGAGAAATCTCCACGTCACTGTACGAGCTGTAGCCGAGTCAAGTCGTCTCGTTGATCACAGTGATCTCTCCGGAGCTCATCATTTGCTTTCATCAGCTCGAGCTCTTCTCTTGCAGTCAAGTAAGCCGGTTGAGGAGTATATGCGCTGGATTGAAGCCGAGCAAGCCGATCTTCAGAAGCGCAGACAGCAGAGTCAAAATCAGAGTCAAAGACAGAGAAACAGTCGAGCAGAAGAGAAATTGGAGCCGCTTACGCCGACTTCAGCTTGGAGAGCCGCTGAGAGATTAGCCAAAGTTGCTATCATGAGAAAGTCTATGAATAGAGTCAGTGATTTACATGGCTTTGAGAATGCAAGATTTtag